The following coding sequences are from one Ornithodoros turicata isolate Travis chromosome 1, ASM3712646v1, whole genome shotgun sequence window:
- the LOC135379061 gene encoding LOW QUALITY PROTEIN: uncharacterized protein LOC135379061 (The sequence of the model RefSeq protein was modified relative to this genomic sequence to represent the inferred CDS: inserted 1 base in 1 codon; deleted 4 bases in 3 codons; substituted 2 bases at 2 genomic stop codons): MSPQNIDKIEGDLFQKDCPENNDFLAPLRNYGVIVDGSLKLFERHVAALKNTLRGSTVSVIVDETTDDRSKSVVNVLFVEPPSSLDECPKPILVEAQFVDEVDAGTISHIVAKTVTTYGIQSEDVTAFISNNAAYMIKAYKEHVRPLCENSVHITCVTHTVNIVGGTMQSSFELVDQFVVAMKKAFRLSSSKRALXKSCLEQCGGQQPKTPLALVKRWQNSXLEAVEVHSAYIEHYPSLLTKVREKYGDTAKAGFLQQLLGEQHSELKYSMRCISVFEKKRKLSLLKAAESQQISSDKAYNALLILWVYFTGAAQEDFESLLLAENVXWRFFKCIRCLDLLHITSLAHDREHYSVIPGVAAHSATLSAEWQLYLKSAGELQASDNPLSQFLSNETRCGPDFDTMSFWSGMKELTPALRYLPGTLSKKRHSLSNQNTSYLLMLKHNSYFDL; encoded by the exons ATGTCTCCACAAAATATAGATAAAATTGAAGGTGACCTTTTTCAGAAAGACTGCCCTGAAAACAACGATTTTCTGGCACCCCTTCGCAATTATGGCGTCATTGTAGACGGATCCCTAAAG CTATTTGAAAGACATGTAGCTGCTCTGAAAAACACATTGCGAGGATCGACTGTCTCTGTAATAGTGGACGAGACCACCGATGACAGATCGAAGTCTGTCGTC AACGTTCTCTTTGTGGAGCCACCGAGCAGCTTAGATGAATGCCCGAAGCCAATCCTCGTCGAAGCGCAGTTCGTTGACGAAGTAGACGCGGGTACCATCAGCCACATCGTAGCCAAGACAGTGACGACGTACGGCATCCAGTCTGAAGATGTCACAGCTTTCATAAGCAACAATGCTGCGTACATGATCAAGGCGTATAAGGAACACGTCCGACCCTTGTGCGAAAATTCTGTACACATTACTTGTGTCACACATACGGTGAACATTGTGGGAGGCACTATGCAGAGCTCTTTTGAACTCGTTGACCAGTTTGTAGTGGCAATGAAAAAAGCTTTCAGATTGTCAAGCAGCAAACGTGCTCTCTAAAAATCATGTCTGGAACAGTGTGGTGGACAGCAACCCAAGACACCCCTGGCGCTAGTCAAGAGATGGCAGAACTCTTAGCTAGAGGCCGTGGAAGTACATTCAGCTTATATTGAGCACTACCCTTCTCTTCTAACGAAGGTTCGAGAAAAGTATGGTGACACTGCG AAAGCTGGCTTTCTTCAGCAGCTACTTGGTGAGCAACATTCAGAACTAAAGTATAGCATGCGCTGCATCAGTgtttttgaa aagaaaagaaaactaagCCTTCTCAAGGCTGCAGAGAGCCAACAGATATCTAGTGATAAAGCCTACAATGCTCTCTTAATATTGTGGGTCTATTTTACGGGTGCAGCGCAAGAGGACTTCGAGAGCCTTTTGCTAGCTGAAAATG CCTGGAGATTTTTCAAATGCATAAGGTGTTTGGACCTTCTGCATATCACTTCACTGGCACACGACCGAGAGCACTACAGTGTCATTCCTGGTGTTGCAGCTCACTCAGCCACTCTGTCTGCTGAATGGCAGTTATACCTTAAAAGTGCGGGTGAGTTGCAGGCCAGTGACAACCCACTTTCTCAGTTTCTTTCAAACGAAACACGCTGTGGCCCAGATTTTGATACCATGAGCTTCTGGTCTGGAATGAAAGAGCTCACACCTGCTTTGAGGTATCTGCCTGGGACGTTGTCTAAAAAAAGGCATTCACTAAGTAATCAAAACACAtcatatttattgatgctgaAGCACAATAGCTACTTCGACTTGTAA
- the LOC135378610 gene encoding CCAAT/enhancer-binding protein gamma-like isoform X2, with protein MPMAPRNQGNHGDSNHSGSSSRNKRVAHLDKDSEEYRKHRERNNQAVKRSRNKSKQRAQETQAKVAQLRAENESLNAKIKILNKELSFLKDLFLAHAGATGSRNLEGIDLSFLNEDAHAMEESPHVKAEQM; from the exons ATGCCCATGGCTCCAAGGAACCAAGGCAACCACGGTGATAGCAACCACAGTGGGAGCAGTTCCCGCAACAAGCGGGTGGCCCACTTGGACAAGGACAGTGAGGAGTACCGAAAGCACAGGGAAAGGAACAATCAGGCTGTCAAGCGTTCCCGAAATAAGTCCAAGCAGAGAGCACAGGAGACTCAGGCAAAG GTGGCTCAGTTGAGGGCAGAAAACGAATCTTTGAATGCAAAGATTAAAATACTGAACAAGGAGCTGAGCTTCCTCAAGGACCTCTTTCTAGCACATGCAGGAGCTACAGGTAGTCGGAACCTCGAGGGCATCGACCTTAGCTTCCTCAACGAGGATGCACATGCCATGGAAGAGTCACCCCACGTGAAGGCGGAGCAAATGTGA
- the LOC135378610 gene encoding uncharacterized protein LOC135378610 isoform X1, whose product MTIDNVCPVLMRRLHRNSSHTLRIVLTICCAYLGYSCVQAFTSNCYSSSCSSWHTRWVALLEAEVLEKVLESSAAEKDSSWTTVRLWNGYVRCRMPMAPRNQGNHGDSNHSGSSSRNKRVAHLDKDSEEYRKHRERNNQAVKRSRNKSKQRAQETQAKVAQLRAENESLNAKIKILNKELSFLKDLFLAHAGATGSRNLEGIDLSFLNEDAHAMEESPHVKAEQM is encoded by the exons ATGACAATCGACAACGTATGCCCGGTGTTAATGCGTCGTCTCCATAGAAATTCATCCCACACTCTCCGTATCGTCTTGACGATATGTTGCGCATATTTAGGCTATTCGTGTGTACAGGCTTTTACGTCGAACTGTTACAGTTCGAGCTGTTCCTCGTGGCATACTAGATGGGTTGCGCTACTCGAAGCAGAGGTACTCGAAAAG GTACTGGAATCATCAGCTGCTGAGAAAGACTCCTCTTGGACAACAGTTCGGTTGTGGAACGGTTATGTGAGATGTAGGATGCCCATGGCTCCAAGGAACCAAGGCAACCACGGTGATAGCAACCACAGTGGGAGCAGTTCCCGCAACAAGCGGGTGGCCCACTTGGACAAGGACAGTGAGGAGTACCGAAAGCACAGGGAAAGGAACAATCAGGCTGTCAAGCGTTCCCGAAATAAGTCCAAGCAGAGAGCACAGGAGACTCAGGCAAAG GTGGCTCAGTTGAGGGCAGAAAACGAATCTTTGAATGCAAAGATTAAAATACTGAACAAGGAGCTGAGCTTCCTCAAGGACCTCTTTCTAGCACATGCAGGAGCTACAGGTAGTCGGAACCTCGAGGGCATCGACCTTAGCTTCCTCAACGAGGATGCACATGCCATGGAAGAGTCACCCCACGTGAAGGCGGAGCAAATGTGA
- the LOC135378612 gene encoding uncharacterized protein LOC135378612, translating to MLVSWCLSRFLVLSFLSLALLSKGTAATETCSSRPDTATGNCMESSGDHWREASSVYDFTVRDIKDQDVSLSKYRGHVILIVNLASQCGFTDSNYKQLVELHEKYSSNKPPLSILGFPCNQFGAQEPATNEDIEKFAKSHYNVKFDLFAKININGDEAHPLWKYLKSKQAGTFTDEIKWNFTKFLINREGIPVGRYATTTEPKSIEKDIQALLGGASRL from the coding sequence ATGTTGGTATCGTGGTGTTTATCACGTTTCCTCGTTTTATCCTTTCTTTCCTTGGCGCTACTGTCGAAAGGTACCGCTGCGACGGAGACGTGTTCGTCAAGGCCGGACACTGCAACAGGGAACTGCATGGAATCATCTGGAGATCACTGGAGAGAGGCCTCCTCCGTGTATGATTTCACCGTCAGAGATATCAAAGACCAAGACGTGTCGCTCAGCAAATACAGAGGTCATGTCATTCTAATTGTCAATCTCGCCTCACAGTGTGGATTCACCGACAGCAACTACAAGCAGCTCGTGGAGCTGCACGAAAAGTATTCTTCGAACAAACCTCCGCTCAGCATTCTCGGTTTTCCCTGCAACCAATTCGGCGCTCAGGAACCGGCTACTAATGAGGATATCGAGAAGTTCGCGAAATCGCACTACAACGTCAAGTTCGATTTGTTTGCAAAGATCAACATCAACGGAGATGAAGCGCACCCTTTGTGGAAATATCTgaaaagcaagcaagctggAACTTTCACGGACGAGATTAAGTGGAACTTCACAAAGTTTTTGATAAATCGCGAGGGTATCCCTGTGGGGAGATACGCAACAACAACTGAGCCCAAAAGTATCGAAAAGGATATTCAAGCGTTGCTAGGTGGTGCATCACGGCTGTAG